Proteins from a genomic interval of Patescibacteria group bacterium:
- a CDS encoding helix-turn-helix domain-containing protein, whose translation MQAKGAAMTTETPVKIEPALLTIPQVCEYLNIKRATFYKINATGAFGLLPIKLGTCRKVLYSRAELDSYVRAGCPHRKIWQTVKGSKL comes from the coding sequence TTGCAAGCAAAGGGAGCAGCGATGACCACTGAAACCCCCGTCAAAATTGAACCTGCGCTGCTTACAATTCCGCAGGTTTGCGAATACCTGAACATCAAGCGGGCGACATTTTACAAAATCAACGCTACAGGGGCGTTCGGGTTATTGCCTATAAAGCTTGGTACTTGCAGAAAAGTTTTATATTCAAGAGCGGAACTCGACTCCTATGTAAGAGCGGGCTGTCCGCACAGAAAAATATGGCAAACGGTTAAAGGATCGAAATTATGA